In a genomic window of Gossypium arboreum isolate Shixiya-1 chromosome 7, ASM2569848v2, whole genome shotgun sequence:
- the LOC108482828 gene encoding nucleobase-ascorbate transporter 1-like has protein sequence MAEITHPPMDQLQDLEYCIDSNPSWAETILLAFQNYILMLGTSVMIPTLLVPAMGGTDRDKALVIQTLLFVAGINTVLQALFGTRLPAVIGGSYAYVIPVAYIINDPSLQRISDRHDRFIQTMRAIQGALVIASSIQIILGYSQVWGLFSRFFSPLGMSPVVALVGLGLFQRGFPLLGNCVEIGLPMLLLVIGVSQYLKHVRPLRDIPIFERFPILICGTIIWIYSLILTAGGAYRNKPIATQISCRTDRANLISTAPWFKFPYPLQWGPPTFSAGHSFAMMSAVLVSMVESTGAYKAASRLAIATPPPAYVLSRGIGWQGIGVMLDGLFGTVTGSTVSVENVGLLGLTRVGSRRVVQISAGFMMFFSIFGKFGAVFASIPFPIFAALYCVLFGLVGSVGLSFLQFTNMNCMRNLIITGLSLFLGISIPQFFNQYWNPSHRGLAHTNAAWFNAFVNTVFSSPAMVGLTVAVILDNTIEVEKSKKDRGMPWWVKFRTFRGDNRNEEFYTLPFNLNRFFPPT, from the exons CTGAGACCATCCTATTAGCATTTCAGAACTATATCCTAATGTTGGGTACAAGCGTAATGATCCCTACATTGCTTGTTCCAGCAATGGGTGGAACCGAT CGGGACAAAGCATTGGTAATACAAACGTTGCTCTTTGTAGCCGGCATTAACACGGTTCTCCAAGCACTTTTTGGAACAAGATTGCCAGCAGTTATTGGAGGTTCTTATGCTTATGTTATCCCAGTAGCCTATATAATAAACGACCCGTCATTGCAACGGATTAGTGACAGACATGAT AGATTTATACAAACGATGCGTGCAATTCAAGGAGCTCTTGTCATAGCCTCAAGCATACAAATTATACTGGGATACAGCCAAGTTTGGGGTCTCTTTTCACG GTTCTTCAGCCCCCTCGGTATGTCACCGGTGGTCGCATTGGTCGGCTTGGGATTGTTTCAAAGAGGGTTTCCTTTG CTTGGAAATTGTGTTGAAATCGGGCTGCCGATGCTGTTATTGGTGATCGGAGTGTCACAGTATCTAAAACATGTGAGACCATTAAGAGATATCCCAATTTTCGAAAGGTTTCCCATATTAATCTGCGGTACAATCATATGGATCTATTCCCTTATACTGACTGCCGGTGGGGCTTATCGTAACAAGCCGATTGCTACTCAAATTAGTTGTCGTACCGACCGAGCAAATCTCATATCAACTGCTCCATG GTTCAAGTTTCCTTACCCTCTTCAATGGGGTCCTCCTACATTTTCAGCTGGTCATTCCTTTGCTATGATGTCTGCAGTTTTAGTCTCTATGGTTGAG TCGACTGGAGCATACAAGGCGGCATCTCGATTGGCTATTGCGACTCCTCCTCCGGCTTACGTACTAAGTCGTGGCATTGGCTGGCAG GGGATTGGGGTCATGCTTGATGGACTATTCGGAACGGTGACCGGTTCTACAGTTTCCGT GGAAAACGTTGGACTCCTAGGATTAACCCGAGTCGGAAGTCGCCGAGTTGTTCAGATATCTGCTGGCTTCATGATGTTTTTCTCTATATTTG GAAAATTTGGAGCAGTGTTTGCATCCATACCTTTCCCCATCTTTGCAGCACTTTATTGTGTACTTTTCGGCCTTGTTG GTTCCGTCGGATTATCGTTTCTACAATTCACAAACATGAATTGCATGAGAAACCTCATCATAACAGGATTATCACTTTTCTTAGGGATTTCCATCCCTCAATTCTTCAACCAATATTGGAACCCATCCCATCGTGGTCTCGCTCACACCAATGCCGCCTGG TTCAATGCATTCGTGAACACCGTGTTCTCATCGCCGGCGATGGTGGGACTGACAGTGGCGGTGATCTTAGACAACACGATAGAAGTGGAGAAATCGAAGAAAGATAGAGGGATGCCATGGTGGGTTAAGTTTAGAACATTTAGAGGAGATAATAGGAATGAAGAATTTTACACTTTGCCTTTTAATCTTAATAGGTTTTTTCCACCAACTTAA